The sequence ccgttttttcgacatgccaaattatgacgttttttgcagttttttggcctttgttttcactttgtatattatgaccTTTGTCTAAGGGCTACaataagtcgttttcagccattttttggaggtGTCAGAATTTGgaatttttcgacatactatactatggctttttctgccatttttttgacatactaaattttgacattttttggacttttttggcctttgttttcactttgtatattatgaccCATTTATAAGGGCtaaataagtgcttttcagtaattttttgaAGATGCCAGAATTTGaaattttcgacatactatactatggctgttttggcagttttttcgacatgctaaattatgatgtttttggcctttattggcctttgttttcactttgtatattgTGATACACCTTTACAAGCTATGAAAAGTccttttaagccattttttggagatgtcagaatttgaaattttcgacatactatactatggcttttttggcaattttttcgacatgctaaattatgatgtatttggcctttattcccactttgtatactatgacacacatttacaagctataataagttgttttcagctatttttaggacttgtcaaaatttgaggttttaaacatgctatactatggcttttttggcaattttttcaacatgctaaattatgacgtttttggcccttttttggcctttgttttcactttgtttattGTGACACACATTTACAAGCTATAAAACgtcattttaagccatttttaggatatgtcaaattttatgattttcgacatgctaaattctgatgtatttggcctttatttccactttgtatactatgacatatctttagattttaggacaagtcaaaattttacaaaatttgaaatttttcgaCACACTAtactttggcttttttggcatttttttcatcatgctaaattatgatgttttgggcgtttttggcctttatttccactttgtatactatgacacatctttaagtcaattcaagtcaattttatttattgagcccattatcacaaaacatggtttgtcTCAGAGGGCGTTAcacttagaccctcacatcacccaaggaaaaactcctggagaagaacccctgtaacagggggaaaaaaaaaggaagaaacctcagtaAGAGTGGTAGAGGATGATAAGGGATCCCTCTTCTTGGACAGAAGAAGTCATGataagttgttttcagacatttttaggatatatcaaaatttgtcattttttgatatcaTGGctttcttggccattttttgccacgccaaattatgacgtttttggccgtttttggcctcttttggccttttattccactttgtatactattacgcaACCTTGCAagctataatataatataatatgtcgatttcaatcattttaacgacatgtcaaaattagatttttttgacatactatagtatggcgtcagtcagtcattttctgtaaccacttgtcgtgggggggctggagccaatcccaggtgtcatcgggcggaaggcggggtacaccctggacagtttgCCAGTTCGCCCCTTCCAACCGGGTCTCGAACCAGGGACCTTCTAGCTGTGAGGCAACACAGCTAACCATGACGCCACTGCACCGCccatagtatggcgtttttggccatttttcagctgctaaattatgacttctttggtctttttttccactttgtattctaTGACGTGTCTCTCTTTGGACCAATTTGTACAACAATCTACACTAAGAAGTCTTTGTGCGATTTTGGATGGCATACTAtcctatgacatttttgtgcaatttttgatgacatactatactaagagGCTTTTGTGTGTTGGGGCCTAcactacagttttttttgggccatttggACAACATTTCatgatatgatgtttttgtgcgattttggacgacatactacactaagAGGCTTTTGTGTGTTGgggccattttggatgacattctatactatgctGTTTTTGCGAGATTTTGGACGATGTactacactatgatgtttttgtgcatttttgggccattttggaagacatactttactatgacatttttgacaacacactatattatactatactatacataCTATAtctttttgatggttttttttttttttttttttgccatactatattatgacgtttttttgtggtttttggacgacatactatactatgtcttttttgatgatttttttggatgatATGGTATGTGGTTTTTGACGATTTTTGGTCAACATACTGTtctatatattgtatattatttgtgatttttggacaacatactatactatgacattttttctgattGCTTTGACAACATacttcactttttcatttttgctgatttttggatgacatatatgttatatatgttgtttttgatgatatttcGAGGAAATACTTCACTTTGTcgtttttagtgttttagtatattttttaatgatttttggatgacattctTTACTGTGTCATTTCTGGTGatattttgacaacatactatacttttgGATGATTTTTGCATGACATAATATTCTGTGttgattttactgattttacaTACTATTCTACagcattttttctgatttttgaacgacatactatattatgtcatttttgaagaTATATTATGGTATGTGGTTTTTTGACAAGCTTTggtcaacatactatactatgacttttttgtgatttttgaatgacaaatgatactatgacttttttttcctgttttttttacagacatactatactatgatgttatttgtgatttttggatgacatactacactttgttgtttttggtgatgttttgggggcatactatactatgacattttttttagattgttactatactatggcgtttattCTgagttcttattttgtttttgatgtttttttgacatactatgctatgacttttttttttttaaaaaaatgatgacatactattctatgtttttgtgatattttgacaaaaaactatactatgtcattttttgtcctttttggacaacatgctatactgtgatGTCTTGGATGATTTTTGGAGGAAATACTACATTATGtcctttttggtgattttttgacaacatactatattacgttgtttttgatgtgtttattttgacatactatgctatgactttttttttaaaaaattttgatgacatactattctaGGTCGATTTTGATTATTATtggacaatatactatactatgtcatttttagtgATGTTTTCACGACCAATGTGGGACGTTTTTGGGACTTTTGGATGACATGCGATTGTATGTggttgttttaatgatttttggtcGGCATGCtatactttgttgtttttgatcatttttagaAGACAAACTGTACTAcatcatttttggtgattttttgacgacatactctattatgaagttttttgtgatttttggatgacatactatactatgtcgttttgatgatggacaacatactatactatgacatttttgatgatgttttgacGACATGTcatatgtttttcattattttttgatgacatactatactatgtagtttttcatgaattttggacaacattctatactatactatactatactatactatgtcgacCTGCTGTTATAGAGAGCTATTTCCCTTCACACAGCCAAAGAATGTACTTGCGAAAAggctgttggctgtagtctttgcggtgtgctcatttgcaacattttggctAAGACACAGGTGGTGTGAGGCAACATAGCAATTTGCCTTCATCACGACTGATTCTTTGATGTTGGGTTGGTGTGTATGAGCCTTCAATCACAAATGTTTACTCACCTGCATCTCATCCAGCTTTGATTGAATATCTGGAGGGAAGTCAGCTGAGCCGCAGGTGAACGGATCAAATGGCTCAGCCCCAAACAGGTCTTTCCCTACAAACCCAGACAGTAGATAAACATCACACTGACCGAAAAGCTTCAACAGATATATGCAATGCTCCAAATATTTAAAGTGAACAACCCTAATCCTTTAGTTCTACAAAATAGATCTTACAGGAGCTCGAGAACTAATCAAAACCTGTAAACCATGTGACTGGAAAGCTACGGAAGTATAGAAATGCCAGacgaggtaaaaaaaaaaaagaaaaaaaatactcatcaGTATCAGGTAATTACATGAATagttttttgttaatatatgttttcatgttttaacaagACATCTTCATGTTATAGCAAGATCGTTTCACCTTTTTACaagatattttaatgtaaaagtaaGAAACTTTTTATAACAAGAACAACATACATTTTATAACAAGAAAACTTATTCGATACTTTTCACGTTTTTACAAGATGTTTTCAGGTTATACCATGAGACTTTTGTGTTATGACAATATACCTATTTATCTTGTTCTATCGAGAAACATTTAACTAAATGACTCTGGTAAAATGTCATAAAGTGAAatgtttcatgttataacaagataatTTGGTATATTGTCGATTGTTATTACgtgggtttccattgcagttttgcaaaatatggctttttggaattgcctgaaatacgaCCTCAAGTGAGTGTAAAAACGTTTTTGCGATAAATGTgagatttttcaaaattgttgtgttttcaatttcaatttgcacagtttgaagGCTAATGAAAACCTGCCTCTTGTCACCTGATACTGATCAGTTTTTCTGGCCTCGAGAAAGTGACAAAGTAACCTCTCACTTATATCTGGTGGTAATGTGgtcggtggtggtggtgggcaGCCGTTGCTGGCCAATGTGGGTACCAGTGGTGTCACAGGGGAGAAGGGAACCATGTCAAAAACATCCGTAGATTGTGGTTTCATGGAGATGCTCCCTGCCTGTATATGAAGTTTTGGAGACAGTTAAGCTGAGGTCAGACTTGAGTCAGCTcgcacacagacaaacaaagccattttaatacaaaagcgagagaagaagcagagaaaacaaaagcaggagaCGCTGAGGCCTCAAGGtcagagacagagcagacaaaaagaaaaagcatagGGTTTTTACGCGAGGCCGCGGGATGCTGAAACCCTCGGTAGGCTTAGGAGGAAGCAGAGCAGGTTTGGCAGGCGGAGGAGTTAGTAGCCCGCTGGACAAGTTAGACTCCGGCGAGCTCATAGGGGTGAGTGTGACAGAAGAGATCTCCAGACAGGAGAGCGACTTGATGCTGTGACACCAGAAGAGAGCGGAGGGCCTCTGCAGCATGTACGCTTCATTAGCTGCGTTTATGTGCAGCGGCTGAGAAAAGACGGCAGACAGACAATGAGCAGAGGCACAATATCATTCAGTCTTGTAGAGGGGGAGAGGTTTGGGTAATGCATTCACAGGAGGCTGTCACAAGTACTGGCATTTGTCCCAGTTACATAGTGAATGTATCACAATCCTCATCAGACCAATCAGGTGTGTAATTGCTTTGCTTCAGACACAGCTTAGACCCCCGCAGTCTCCCTCCAGACTGCTTTGGTCAGTCCAAACCAGAGTCAGAGGCAAGGCATTTAATCACAGAGGCAATATCTAGAAAGCCAGCTGTCCTGAAAAACAATTTGAATACTTGCAAGCTTAAATTTGATAAACTTTTATAATTAAATGGTTGCCTACTTTTGGCTGATGTGGAACATTTGAATCCCAAACATTTTGAGAGTCACCTCACAATGAGTTAGTTTGTCTGCAGACACTGCAGTTAAAATGCGACCTTATGACTTCTGAATTATGACATAACCAGATCTTTGTCCCacaattatttctttaattgaGTGGTAAGTAAACTGGTAATGGTTGTTTGTGCACTAGTTGTAACGAAATTTGggaatttgttgaaataatatataagttaaaggaaaaaaaagtgagaaagggTTAGATATATATAAGTTATACTCCTACCTTATAcactgtacttttattttgtttgtttattatatgTCCTAATTTTGGTTCGAAATAAAGCCATAcatatattcaaaaataaagCCATATCCTGAATGCACCTTTGTTAAGTTCACTTTGCTCAGGGGTTTTGCAACTACAGCCTCACTTGGTCTGGTCTGATCAGTAGCTTATGGTGACTAATGTTAACTAATATTAGATATTGCTACATGGTAGACATAACATTGCTGACTTCATGACTCTACATGTGTTAATGTTactttaaacacataaaactttGCCTTAATTATGGCCACAAAGGCTGCTGTTAAGATGACGTCACAAAGACTTGCTTtgatatgtttcatttttttaactctctgagctgaagatgtgtgtttttgagtagTTTGTTCTTACTGGTGGCACATGAGCGATCATCAGCTGCTCCTCAAGATCTTGAAGCTGTTGCTTTAGCTCCGAGTTTTCTGTTTCCAGTTCTTGAATCTGCAGGAGAACAACAGCCTTTCAGTACAGGTGGTGTGAGAAAGGAGGGTGATCGCTAAGCCATCACCCCTGCTGGAGAGCGACTCCCGACCCACGCGTGACCCTCTGACTGCAATGGAAAGCTCCTTCAGTGACACTGCTTTAGCAAAAGTGTGTGAAGGAGCGATTCTGCAGGTCCTACCTTCCTGCTGCTCTCACACTGTACAACGAGCAACGCTGAtatttaatggtgatttttttttctaataatttagtaattaattttacctcTACACTTACACTCTACAAATAGAGGCCTGGGCAGAGACCTCACTCTCTTTGTCTGCAGAGGCCTGCTGTCACCTAGATGGAGAGGCGATGTTTGCCATGTGTATTTTGTTTCACCTACAAATGTGAGTGATCCTGTTTTATTGATTAGTTTAAGTTGCAATATTGATTTGATCATTATTGAAGTGTTTATGGcactttaaatttgaaatattgcacataACTTAAAGCAAATTCATGTTTTGCTTTGCAGTCTTTGTAaatttgtttctctcttgttttaGAACCATGGCAATTATCACATAATCCCTATCTTCATCATCGTGAAAATGAAGCATTTAAATTGAAGAAACCCATTTTTCTTGGTGCTTTGTGGCTCCAATCAGAACCTTTACACTCAacactacaataaaataaagctaatttggGATTAAAAAAACCAGAACAAACATCCTGTGGGTTCACAAAATCAGACCCCTGTTCTTTGATTCCTTGGTCTTTCCCTTTGAttcatttaatatgtttttaaaagctttttccacGTATCTAAAGCACCAAAATGACAACCATTTGAGAAATCACTATAAATTAACCttaaactacaaataaaatCTGTGCACAGCTACCACTTTTTGAACTTCATTAAATCAAGCCTTATACGAATGTTTTAATGAATCACCATTTAACCAAATACAGTGGGAGAGCTGCACACTTTGAGCAGGGTGCTGGGTCTGTAACAACACGGCTCATTGATATTCATTACTGACATTCTTCATCAACGCAGCTTAATTGTCCACACTGCATAATTGAAAGCAGTCAATAGAAACAAGCCTTGCATTAATTAACAAATATATCAATGTGTCAGCACAGTGGTACGAGTTTTTAAAGTGAATTACAGACCATGTGAGAGCAAACAAGCTAAAAATCAACAGGATGTGAGACGTACTCTTTTCTGTAGGCTTCCGATCTGTTTCCTGGTCTCCACATCTTTGCCTCCAGACTCCAGGAACTTCTTGTAGGCCAAGTCGAAGGCCTGGCCGATGGTAAGGGTTATCTCTTCCGCCTGCAGCAAGGGAGCAACAGACATGCTCATGATATTTACCTAAATGTCACTACAGCTTATAAAGAAATGAAGGCATAGTATCAAATCCAACACATGTACTATAATTCTAACCTTACGTCGATTGTGCTCTACATTTGTCTCACTGAGAAGACAAGGAAGCAGGAGGCACTTACACACTTTTCACTGTCAAACACGTAGCAGAGGTGTTTGTTGGACTCTGAGTCTTTGCAGATGAAAGTAAATATCCTTTTATCGGTTTTGTCATCCGCGCAGAAGGATATCCGGTGTAACTGACAGTTATGCTGCACATCCtgggaaacaaaacaacacatttattatttattcacttcATGTTGACTACAAACACCTTCTTTTCCCACAAGTGCATGGTGTATTTTTGACAGTGCAACTTCAGGTGATGAAACAACATCTCTAATCTTTGGACTTACTTTTGTCTTGGGGTCTAAGATCTTCACACCATAAATGGAGATCTGTAATTCCACTTTGGGGGTCTTCTGTCCCTCTGACTTCTTGATATGTCTCTGAAACTGCCGGTGAGACAAACCAGATTCAGCAAAAAATGGATTATTCTGTCCTGTTAGTGCTCTgataatgcaaaaaataaacgGTACAAGCAGAAGCCTTGTAACGAACcctgtcaaaacatgacaccCACACCTTTAAAACTGCTGATTTCTTTGGCCACAAGGGAACCACAACaagcttaaataaaaaaatatatatgtctCTCAGTGTTGCCAATTTAGGTACTTTCACTAGATTAGGCAACTTTAAAGAGTCCTCtagtgacttaaaaaaaaaatgactaccTCATAGTTGCTTGACCTTTAGCCACTGAAAttctaaataattttttaatgtgttttttatgctttttttttagctctgttttgatctccaccagctcctgagGGAAAGTATCTGGCTcttcagctgctaaatgcttcactaTGTTCACGAGCTTACAGCTAAATTTGTCTATTTGCtgttggtgctgagcaggtaatGTGCGGTGGGTTTATCAGAGCCTCATGCTGTAACACTGATATAATAAGCTAAAGGAAGATGTGACATTGTTTAGGACTTGGAGTGGCTGAGAGGGATGAAATTTCTCTGAAGGTTGGTCAGTATGAGTGTGTACTTTCAAATCACAACAGTCATTTGATCCAtatcaaagtaaaaatataaaagtgtgCAGCTTTAAAAGTGTCTCTTGCATTTTGCCCAACCTGAAAGTACTTccataaattaagaaaaagcgCAGAACACCACAGACGTACTTGGAAATACAACTGCAGCATGTTCTCTTTAAAGGGCAATGGGGATATTATCATTAAGGTTAAGTGTTTTACAGAAGACTCCAGGGGGAATTAAAGGAATCTGTGAATCATGCTGTGGGTCACTCCTTCAAGCACtgccaaaaaacaatttgagTCTTTCACGGTGATGTTGCCAACTGACATAAATACCAACAGGACTTGGCAGTGAGACTGGGTCAATAACCAATCAAAGTGTCAGTTAGAAGGGGAGTGAACACTGTCAGTTAAGGAGACAGTGTATCACTGTATATAAGGAAACCTGCAGGAGGATGATAATACCTTACaaacatttctatttatttatatctatatatgtaaatgtttaGGAAGTATCCACTATAGAAAATGTAAGAGGACTGAGTCTGTGGCTCTAACATTTGACTTTtcaatgttatatatttatgtgtatgtgtgtgtgtgtgtgtgtgtgtctaacacGATGGGACTTCAAACTTATGGTAAAAATTCTGCTGTAATCGAGCTTTTTTTACGGCCTTGAGTCAAGCTTAtataatttaagacatttacttTTCAGGGCTTGCAGATATAAACatgaacagacacacagagagaacactactgtgagtgtttgttttaaagagatTTATCTTGCTggagtaaaaacacacataatctAACTGATATGAGATTCCAGTATTTGACCTAAACCGTATACACATGCCTTCAAGGGCTGTCCCTCCATTTTCCTCATGTGATCTCTGAAACAATAACTAAGCCTGTCCTGATTGCCAGTGTATCTGGGAGAGTAACCATGGAGCCTTGGTCTCCAAACAGGCTTTGGAGatcaaatgtaatgtaacaatAGAGGTACGGGTTTGGGAAAACAGTCCTCCCCTACAAGCGGCCTCACAGATTCAACTCTTGGCAGGAGAAGACAGAGGCGAGGCCAGCAGGCAGTGAGCACAGCCACATTACCAAGGAGCTGTGAGAAAGGAGAGTGTTTGCTGCACTTTAACCTTAATCCTTAAGGACATACCTCTGCTCTATGGTGACCAGGGACTACATTACACCCTgtcaaatttcatttcattaaacactgaaatatcCAGTATTTCTCAGACTTTGCTTTTTAACACTGTTCTGGTGTCAAACAATGATCTgtaacaaaaaactaaaaaaatctgatatttttctcttataaGCCTAAAGAAGGTTTTAATTCACAGCATACTGAACGCAAGTGATTTTCTCCTGTTTGGCCACATGGTGGCACTGCTGTCTCACTGTTACtgtgaataaatgtttaaattttggtGCTATACTATCTTACGTTCAATACTTAATCTGATATTGGAGAGTTTTAATGACGGTTTGGATATGAAGATGTGCATAAGGCTATGGATGAAGAGGAATTTACCTTAACCTGTCCAGCATCAAACAGCACACACTACCTGGTGAACACCGTGGAACATTTCGCTGCTAATGAGAGACATTTCTCAAGAGCTGGTGGAGACCAATCACAGAGCTAAAAGTGTCGTTGGgctgtgacacaccaagctgacggTAAGCCATTGTTCAATGTCAGGTTGTCAGTGAgactttgttgccttttttccagctgattcagcatgttgattTGGTGTTGCACCTCACTGAGCATGTTGATGAGTGacctctttagcagaaatgttttttaatagcTTGTGTTATTGTTCGCTGGTGAACAGTAAATGTAATTTGgtctttcaaaatcaagttgCATTGTTagtgtgctaactggctaactggCATTTTAAATTGTGACGGTCGcctggtttcccttttttaatgatgGATACAGACTACTTTCACCTGCTCTCACtcagttatttcctctcatacAGGTCAGAAGTGTCaggtcttttttaaagatagatAGTCAAACCAAACCCACTAAAATAACTAAATGGATGGTTCTGATATGACCACAGGCACTCAATCTAAATTGTGGCATTCacatcacattgtttttttttgtttttttgtttgttttacagccaGATGTGCTCATTCCATCATTATGATCGAATCAACAAGAAGCACTCATACGGAAAATTAGATGTCGAGGGTACACAAGCTTTTTAATTCTCTCATAGCGAAGCTGGACGATATAAATACCAGTTTAGAAATGTACCCTGCAACTATTACACACGCCATAATTAGTTGTTTGTATATGATTGGAGACCAGATACACTGATGATGCATCAGGAATCCATCCTGTCGGTCTTTTGGTTTCCCTTTGGACTGTCGGACTATCGCTGCCTGCTGGTATAAAATAGTATTTCTTCTCATCCAGGCGCAGAAAATACATGCTAGTTGGCTATTTGCTGTAGTCTTTCTGGTGAGTTCAAGTGCAACATTTTGGCTGAGACAAAGGCGACATGAGGCAACGCAACAGTTGGCCAAAATTCTTTGATGTTGGGTGGTATGTCTGGGCTTTCACACATTTGCCATATCAATttcaatgttgtgtttacagtttgtttcaCCAAAGTGGCCAAAAAGAATCATTTAATGCAGATTTGAAGCACAATTTAAAGCAAACAGCTGCCTATTTACATATGGAGCTGACAGAGCAGCATCagccttcattcattcattggtgataattctctgtgggaAGTTACCACAGCGACACCTTTCACATTATATAAAGTAATTTGAACCATTGTTAAAAGTGCCACTTAAATCAATGCATTAATCAGCAAATAATGTAGTGCACTTCTCTTACACAGGTGGAATTAACACAGTGTAACTTTATATTATAGGATTATatagatctaaaaaaaaaaaaaagatcaattcTTTCCCATTAATATGCAAATTTAGGCTCTCGGATCTAATTAGATCATTTATTCACACTCAGAATCAGTGGTGGGGAATATTAAGTGTCAAGAGTTTTTATGATGTGTCACTGAGTTCTGTAAGTGTGTTTTAAAGTACCCGTGCTTCAATAAAATTGGCTTATTAAGTCAAAGTGCTATGTTggtattttaagaaaaagttaTGGTTGAGAGAATTCAGTTCAGGGTGAGAAACAACAGGTTCAATGGCATATAAATATCCCTTTTCTTGAATACTACTACATCTACCCAGGGAAGGTTGACTGAGCAAACTGCTGTGCTTATCCAGCAGTTATAGACATCCACACTTGCTGAAAAACTCCAAGGGCACCTTGCTGGTAACTGATGAGGGAGGGGAGCATTTGTCACTCACTCCCACCTCCCCTGCTCCGAGTCTCCTATCCAATCCGGTCACTCAAGAACAAACTCTCCTATCCTTCAGGCTACAGCTCACCCTGAGGACTGGCTTTACCTTTAGCTTTCTGACGGCATCCTTCACAACTTCTGTGCCTTTCGGGGCTTCAACCTCTGTGTTTCCAAGGAACTGGaaagagaacagaaaaacattttatgatgtGACAACAAAGACATATAATATGTTGCATAAAAGCAGGTGTTTGGACCATAAAGGTCACAAAGAAATGATAAAAGGGACTTTAATAAGAAGTATGCTTTCATTAGACACGATAAACAGTGTTCACAAATCAAGCCAGTCAGAGTAAATTGTGAAATAGTGTTTTGGTCATAAAATGACAGAACTCTTAATTTACATACCAATCACTGATGACATTTCAGTCGATATTATCtggtattttttattcaaaattcaaatgtagctagcatttttatcaaaattattCATCCTCACATCCTTCAGAAAcatcaatttatcattttagGCAGACTTTTGAGGAATGTATGTCTGCAAATGCACAAACacgcacatatgcacacactgGAGGAGCACTTCAGCTGCTCTCCAACAGATGGAGCCATTAACCTTTGTGCCTAAACATGGTGTTTTCCATCTGGCAGCAGCAACAGTAATTGTTCCAGTCAGACACACTGCTTCAGTGCCTCCTGAGCTTAATGTGTGGAGCCTGTTCCAATATCAGACTTCATAAACACTGGTGTCAGTCCCTTAAAggttggaaaaaaacccaaaataacaGTGTCTCCCATTGGGGCTCAGCAAACAGCTCAGACTGACATGGATTGTCCGGATGACACAACAGAGTCTGTGTGAAGCTTTCCATGACTCGGCTTTGCTAATGTCCAGGTAGTCTTACAGCCTGGCTTGCACACAAATTGTCatgtatattatttatatgGAATCATGCTATACTCTATAAGCCACGTCTGTTAAGGGCATTTAATGGACTTGGACATTAGCAAGagt is a genomic window of Plectropomus leopardus isolate mb chromosome 10, YSFRI_Pleo_2.0, whole genome shotgun sequence containing:
- the gulp1a gene encoding PTB domain-containing engulfment adapter protein 1 isoform X2, producing MNRAFNRKKDKSWMHTPEALAKHYIPYNAKFLGNTEVEAPKGTEVVKDAVRKLKFQRHIKKSEGQKTPKVELQISIYGVKILDPKTKDVQHNCQLHRISFCADDKTDKRIFTFICKDSESNKHLCYVFDSEKCAEEITLTIGQAFDLAYKKFLESGGKDVETRKQIGSLQKRIQELETENSELKQQLQDLEEQLMIAHVPPPLHINAANEAYMLQRPSALFWCHSIKSLSCLEISSVTLTPMSSPESNLSSGLLTPPPAKPALLPPKPTEGFSIPRPRAGSISMKPQSTDVFDMVPFSPVTPLVPTLASNGCPPPPPTTLPPDIRKDLFGAEPFDPFTCGSADFPPDIQSKLDEMQEGFKMGLTLEGTVFSLDPLDSRC
- the gulp1a gene encoding PTB domain-containing engulfment adapter protein 1 isoform X1, coding for MNRAFNRKKDKSWMHTPEALAKHYIPYNAKFLGNTEVEAPKGTEVVKDAVRKLKFQRHIKKSEGQKTPKVELQISIYGVKILDPKTKDVQHNCQLHRISFCADDKTDKRIFTFICKDSESNKHLCYVFDSEKCAEEITLTIGQAFDLAYKKFLESGGKDVETRKQIGSLQKRIQELETENSELKQQLQDLEEQLMIAHVPPAGSISMKPQSTDVFDMVPFSPVTPLVPTLASNGCPPPPPTTLPPDIRKDLFGAEPFDPFTCGSADFPPDIQSKLDEMQEGFKMGLTLEGTVFSLDPLDSRC